The nucleotide sequence GACGCGACAAACCGCCTACGAGCTCTTTACGCCCAATAATTCCGGACAACGCTCGCACCCTACGTATTACCGCGGCTGCTGGCACGTAGTTAGCCGGTGCTTCTTATCCAGGTACCGTCACTTGCGCTTCGTCCCTGGCGAAAGAGGTTTACAACCCGAAGGCCGTCATCCCTCACGCGGCGTCGCTGCATCAGGCTTGCGCCCATTGTGCAATATTCCCCACTGCTGCCTCCCGTAGGAGTCTGGGCCGTGTCTCAGTCCCAGTGTGGCCGGTCACCCTCTCAGGCCGGCTACCCGTCGTCGCCTTGGTAGGCCATTACCCCACCAACAAGCTGATAGGCCGCGGGCTCATCCTGTACCGCCGGAGCTTTCCACCACCAACCATGCGATCAGTAGTCGTATCCGGTATTAGACCCAGTTTCCCAGGCTTATCCCAAAGTACAGGGCAGATTGCCCACGTGTTACTCACCCGTTCGCCACTAATCCACCCCGAAAGGCTTCATCGTTCGACTTGCATGTGTTAAGCACGCCGCCAGCGTTCGTCCTGAGCCAGGATCAAACTCTCCAACAATGTCAAATTTGATCGAGGCAAAATATTCTTGCTCTCAAAGGAACCTCACACGAGGTTCAAATACATAAGCTCTACTGGCTTAGTTCACTAGCACACTGTTGAGTTCTCAAGCAACACGCTTTGTTTCAAAGCGATATTCACAAGCTTTTTGGTCGAGCATGCCGAGTCCTACACTGTTAGCCGTAGGGGGTCGGCGGCCGCTCGTGGGCCGACGCTGGACATTACCTGGTCCGGTTCGCGGTGTCAACCCGCTCGGCCCTGGTTCCTTGCCTCGGGGCTTTCGGCCCCGGCGGCCCGGTGTTCCTGGCGACGAAGAGAAGATTACATGCCCCGGAACCCCCTGAAAACAGGGGGGTCACTTAACGACATCGCCGCAGGTCAGCCGGTGTGGACCACCCTCATCCGACGGTCTTCAGGTAGCGCGGCGGTTTACGGGCGGGCGCGACGCGTTCGAAGTCGGCCGCGTAGGCGAGCACCCGGGCGTCCGTCCACTGCCCCGCCATGAACGAAACACCGACCGGGAGCTCGCCGACGAACGCGGCCGGCACGGTCACCGCGGGGTAGCCCGAGACGGCGGCCGGCGTCGACGACGGGATCACGTCGTTGTCGCCGGTCTTGCAGTCGGTCTTCCAGGCGGGCGGGTTCGTGGGCGCGGCGATCGCGTCGAGGCGGTACTTCGCGAGGGTCTCGTCGATCGAGCGTTTCGCCAGATCGGTGAGCTCGCGGCGCAGTGCCTGGTAGCCGGGGTCGGACGGGCCGGGCGCGGCGAGCGCCTGCTCGAAAAGTTCCTGTCCGGCGAAGCAGGTCTGCTCCAGCGGGTCGGACCGGTTGTAGGCGATGAGCGCGGCGAGGTCGCGCGGACCTTCCGGACGCGTGGCCAGGTAGCGATCGATGTCCCGGTGGAACTCGGTGAGCAGCGCCGGGAACTCCAGTTCACCGAGCCTCGCCTGATACGGCGGCGTCACCTCGACGACCTCGGCACCGGCCTTGACCAGCGAGTTCCTGGTCTTCGTCATCACCGCGTCGACGTCCGGGCCGAGGACCGGCAGGCGCCAGAGACCGATCCGGGAACCCTTCAGCACACCGGGCCGGAGGTACGCGGCGTAGTCGGTCGGCTGATTCGGCGGATACGCACCGGTGGCCGGGTCGCTCGGGTCGCGGCCCTGGAGCGCGGACAGGGTCAGCGCGACGTCGACGACGTGCCTGGCCATCGGGCCGGCGGTGTCCTGCTCGGCCGAGATCGGCACCACGCCGGTGCGGCTGACCAGGCCGAGGCTCGGTTTGTGCCCCACGGTCGCGGTCATCCCGGCCGGGCAGACGATCGAGCCATCGGTCTCACTGCCGATCGCGACCTGGGCGAGTGACGCGGCGACACCCGCGGCGGATCCGGCGGACGACCCGCAAGGGTTGCGATCGAGCACGTACGGGTTGTTCGTCTGCCCGCCGACGCCCGACCACCCGGAAGTGGGTTTCGCGGCGCGGAAGTTCGCCCATTCCGACAGGTTCGCCTTGCCGAGGACGACCGCGCCCGCGTCACGCAGACGGCGGATCAGGGTCGCGTCCTTCGCGGGCTTGCTGCGCAGCGCGCGCGAGCCCGCCGTCGTCTGCATGGAGCGGGTGTCGACGTTGTCCTTCACCAGGACGGGGATGCCGTCCAACGGTCCGCGGGTCTTGCCGGCGCGACGCCGGGCGTCGCTCTCCGCGGCTTGCGCGATCGCGGCGGGATCGACCGCGATGACCGCGTTCAGCTTGCGGTCGACCTTGTGGATGCGGTCGAGATAGGCCGAGGTCAGGCCGACCGCGGTCAGCCGTCCGGCGGACATCCGGGCCTGGAGCGCGGGGATGTCGGCGGAGTCGAGATCGAGTGGCTTCCCGGCGGCGGACGCCGCCGGCGCGGCACTCGCCGCGATGGCCGCGGCGACCAATGTCGTCAGAACTCGGAACACCGGTCGCCGCACCATCAGGTCTCCTTCGTCTAGAGAACCGGAAGCAGGGTCCGCAGCTCGTACGGGGTCACCGCGCTGCGGTAGTTATCCCATTCAACACGTTTGTTACGCAGGAAGAAGTCGTAAACGTGCTCTCCGAGCGCTTCGGGCAGAAGTTCCGATTTCTCCATCTCCGACAGCGCCTCCCCGAGGTTCTGCGGGAGCTGGGCATACCCGGCCGCGCGGCGCTCGGCGTCCGAGAGCTGCCAGATGTTGTCCTCGGCGGGAGGCGGGAGCTCGTAGCCCTTCTCGATGCCCTTGAGACCGGCGGCCAGGATCACCGAGTACGCCAGGTAGGGGTTGCACGCAGAGTCGAGCGTGCGGATCTCCACGCGGCGTGACGACGCCTTGCCCGGCGAGTACATCGGCACCCGGACCAGCGCGGAGCGGTTGGCGCGGCCCCACGAAACGGTCGTCGGGGCCTCACTGCCGCTGATCAGCCGCTTGTAGGAGTTCACCCATTGGTTGGTGACCGCCGAGATCTCCTTCGCGTGGTGCAGCAGCCCCGCCACGAACGCTTTACCCGTCGCCGACAACTCGTACGGGTCCTCCGCGTCGTAGAAGGCGTTGCGATCACCCTCGAACAGGCTCACGTGGGTGTGCATCCCTGAGCCCGGCTGATCGGTGAACGGCTTCGGCATGAACGTCGCGCGGACGCCCTGCGTGAGCGCGACCTCCTTGACGACGTAGCGGAAGGTCATCACGTTGTCGGCCATGGTCAGCGCGTCGGCGTACCGGAGGTCGATCTCCTGCTGACCGGGCGCGCCCTCGTGGTGGCTGAACTCGACGGAGATACCCATCGCCTCGAGCGTCTCGATGGCGTGCCGTCGGAAGTGCGTCGCCGTGGCGTGGCTGGCCTGATCGAAGTAGCCGCCGTTGTCAGCGGGCTCGGGCTCACTGCCGTCGTCCGGCAGGCTGGCGAGCAGGAAGAACTCGATTTCGGGGTGGACGTAGCAGGTGAAGCCCGCTTCGCCCGCCTTGGAAAGCTGCCTGCGCAAGACGTGCCTGGGGTCCGCCCAGGACGGGGAGCCGTCCGGCATCGCGATGTCGCAGAACATGCGCGCCGAGTACGGGCCGCCGTCCGGGGTCTCCCACGGGAGGACCTGGAACGTGGCCGGGTCGGGCTTCGCGACCATGTCGGACTCGTAGACCCGCGCGAATCCTTCGATGGCCGATCCGTCGAAGCCGATCCCCTCGCTGAAGGCGCCCTCGAGTTCGGCGGGCGCCACCGCGACGGACTTGAGAAACCCCAGCACATCCGTGAACCAGAGCCTGACGAAACGGATGTCGCGCTCTTCCAAGGTACGGAGCACGAACTCCTGCTGGCGATCCATGGCCGCACCCTAACGAGAACGTGTTAACGACATGTTTCGCGACGCGCCGATCGACCGGAAGTGGTGGATCACCCGACGAGCGCCGGTTCGGGTCTGGCCGCCTTGGTGATCGCCAGCGAAGCGACCGAAGCGACCACGGCGAGGCTCGCCGCGATGTACCAAGCGAGCGCGTAGCTGCCCGATGAATCGCGGATCGCGCCCGCGCCGAAGGCCGCGAGACCGGCCCCGAGCTGGTGACTGGCGAAGACCCAGCCGAAGACGATCGGCCCGGCGGCGCCGTATTGCCGGACACAGAGCGCGACCGTGGGCGGAACCGTCGCCACCCAGTCGAGGCCGTAGAAGATGATGAACGCCCACATGCTCGGTTCCACCGTTCCGCTCAACAGTTGAGGGAGCAGGGCGAGCGAAACGCCGCGAAGGGCGTAGTAGACGCCGAGAAGGATCCGCGGATCGACGCGGTCGGTGAGCCAGCCGGAGGCGATCGTGCCGACGACGTCGAAGATCCCGACGAGGGCAAGCAGTCCGGCGGCCGTCGTCTGTGGCATGCCGTGGTCGTGCGCCGCGGGCACGAAGTGGGTGCTGACCAGGCCGTTCGTCGTGGCGCCGCAGATCGCGAAGCCGACGGCGAGCAGCCAGAACGTCCTCGTGCGCGCTGCCGAGCCGAGCACCGAGAGCGCGCGGCGCACGGAACCACCCGTGCGGGCGACAGGGGCGACTTCACCGGGCTCCGCGCCGTAAGCGGTCATTCCGACGTCGGACGGGTGATCGCGGACCACCAGGAGAACCACGGGCACGACCGCCAGTGCGGCGATGGCGATGACGAGCGACGCCGTCCGCCAGCCTTCGTCGACGGCCAGGTTCGCCACGATCGGGAGGAAGATGAGCTGGCCGGTGGCGCCCGCCGCGGTGAGGACCCCGGTGACGACGCCGCGGCTGCGGACGAACCAGCGGGCGGCGACCGTCGCGGCGAAACTCATCGCCATCGAGCCGGTGCCGACGCCGACCAGGACGCCCCAGCAGAGGATGAGCTGCCAGCTCGCGTCCATGAACACCGTGCCGCCCGCGCCGATCGCGACGACGAACAACGCAGTCGAGGCGACGCGCCGCATGCCGAAGCGCTCCATGAGAGCTGCGGCGAAAGGCGAGAAGAGGCCGTAAAGGACGAGGTTCACGGAGACGGCCGACGCGATCGTCGCGCGCGACCAGCCGAATTCGTTGTGAAGCGGGTCGATGAGCACGCCGGGAGCCGCGCGGAAACCGGCGGCGGCGAGCAGGGCGATGAATGCGGCGGCGGCGACGAACCACGCGCGGTGGAGCCGGTTCTGAGGTTGCACGGATACAGCCTCATCGGCGGCGGCTCGCGGCGAAAGCGGCCGGAAGGACACTGTGCGAAAGATTCGGGCCAAGGCCATAGGCTCTTGGCCATGCGCTGCCGTCACCTCGTGCCGGCGCTGCTGCTCACGATCGGGCTCATCGGCGGCTGCGCGGGGTCTCCCCCGTTGCCGCCTGCCGAGGAATACGTGAGCGCGGCGGCCGACTCCCTCGTCTCGTTGCGCAGCGTGCGGTTCACGCTCGGGGTGAACGGTGTCGTCACCGGCCTGCCGGTGCGGGGACTCGACGGCGAGGTCAGTCTGGAGGGTGGCGCGGTCGGTAATGCCGACCTGCAGGACGACTTCGAACGGATGAAGGTCAAGTACCGGCTGTCCGGCTCGGAGATCACGCTCAGTGGGCCTCGCGGGGAGCGCGTGATTCCGGCTTCGGCGCCGTACACGCCCGAAGCGATGCTCGGGCCCGAAGGCGGACTTCGACGGCTGCTGACCGGCGCGACCGACCTGCGGGGCGAGCGATGGGAGCGGGTGCAGGACACCGAGTCGTTCCGGATCGCCGCGAAGGTGCCGGCCGCGGTGATCGGCGGGATCGTGCCGGAGATCAAGTCGGACGTGTTCGTGAAGCTGTGGATTTCGCGGGACGAGCCGCGGCGGCTGGTGCGGGTGTGGCTGCAGGTGCCGCCGACGAGGCCGGAGGAGTTCGCGGTGATGCTCGAACTGGCGTTGACCAGGCATAACTCGGTGGTCATCGGGGCAGGGCGGTAGCAAAGGTCCCTTGCTCCCCTGCTAGGAGCAGCGGGTGTCGGGGGCGGGTAGTTCGCCGTCGGTCAGGTAGGCGATGCCGGCTCTGTCGACGCACTCGTTCCCCTCGAGGAAGACCGTGTGCTGCGCTCCCTCGAACGTGAGCAAAGCTCCCTTGAGGTCCCGCGCGAGATTCACGCCGGACGCGTGCGGGGTCGCGGGGTCGTCGGTGGTCGAGATGACCAGGGGCTTCGGCAGGCCGTCGATGTCCGGCTTGTGCACCTCCGAAGTGGCGGGCACGGGCCAAATCGAACAGATGTCGAGCTCGCTCATGTCCGGGGTGCCACCGGCGAGGAACGGTGCGCCCTGGAGCATCCGCTGGTGGGCGCCTTCGATGACCCGCCTGTCGGCGATCCGCGTGCTGTCGACGCAACGGACCGCGAAGTACACGTCGAGGATGCCGGTGTACCGGCCGTCCGTCTCGCGGCCGTAGTAGTTGTCCGCGAGCGCGACCAGGGTTTTGCCGCTTCCCCGTTTCAGCTCGGCGAGCCCGTCGTTGAGGAACTTCCACGCGTCCTGCGAGTACAGCGCGGCGCTGGTCCCGGTGATGGCGTCTTCGAACGAGAGCTTGCGGGTCCCCGCGGGCACCGGTTCGGTGATCAGCGGCCGGACCAGGTCCTGGAACGCTTTCGTCACCGCGCCCGCGTCCCGGCCGAGCGCGCAGTCTTCGCGAGCGGCGCACCACTTGCCGAATTCGGCGAACGTGTTCTGGAAGCCGGCCATCTGCGTGACCAGCGACTCGGCGGTGTCGAGCTGGGGATCGACCGCACCGTCGAGGAGCAACGCGCGCACCTTGTCCGGATAGGCCTCGGCGTAGGCGGTCCCGATCTGCGTGCCGTAGGAAAAGCCCAGGTAGGTGAGCTTCTCGTCGCCGAGGGCCGAGCGCAGGACGTCGAGATCGCGGACGACGTCCCTGGTCCCGATGTTGGCGAGCAGCTCTTTGCCGTGCTTCGTGCGCTCGGCGCACTTCGCGGCGTACGCCTTGGCGTCGGCGAGCTGCTTCGCGATCCCGGCGGGCGTCGAGTCGCTTTCCGAATCTTCCGCGCGGTCAGCGTCGCGCTCGGCATCAGTGAGGCAGACGAGCTTCGGCTCGCTGGTCCCGACTCCACGCGGATCGAATCCGACGATGTCGAAGCGCTCGGCCAGCGCCGCCGCGGGCCGGGACTTCGCGATCCGCGCCGCGGCCGAGACGCCCGAGCCACCGGGGCCGCCCGGATTGAGCACGAGGGAACCGATCCGCCCGCCGGTGCTCTTCGTCTTGTGCCGGAGGACGCCGATCGAGATCGTCTCGCCGTCCGGCTTCAGGTAGTCGAGCGGCACGGTGAGCTTCGCGCAGTCGAACGCCTTGTCCGCGGAAGACTCACACGCGCCCCACTCCAGCTCCTGCTGAGTGAACTTCTCAAGCGCCTTCGGGTCCGGCGTCGGTGACGCGGTGGTCGTGGGCGACGCCGTCGGCGCGGGCTGCGGCTGCTGCTGCGTCGTGCACGAGGCGACCAGCACGGCGACGACGAGCACGGCCGGGACGCGGCGAAGGCTCATCTCGCGATCTTCGCAGCGTCCCGGCCGCTCAGGGCCCTTCGCGCCGAACTCGTTACTTGGCGGCGCAGCGCGTGCCCTCGTCCGGCAGGGCGCCGTTCACCAGGTAATCGATGCCGATCTTGTCGACGCAGGACACGCCCTGGAGGAACACGGTGTGCTGGTTGCCCTCGAACGTGAGCAAAGCTCCCTTGATCGCTTTCGCGAGGTTGACGCCCGCCTGGTACGGGGTCGCCGGGTCGTTCGTCGTCGAGATGACCAGCGTCTTCGGCAGCCCTTCGACGTTCGGCTGGTGCGGCTCGGACGTGTTGGGCACCGGCCAGAAGGCGCAGGCGTCACGCGCGGAACCGTCCGGCCTCCCGTCGTCGAGGAACGGCGCCGCCTCCGCGTACCGCTTCTGCGCGTCGAGGATCTTCGCCTGATCGGTGACGCGCGGGTCGTCGACGCAGCGGATCGCGACGAACGCGTCCTGCGTCGTCCCGTACCGGCCGTCGGCGCCGCGTTCGTTGTAGAGATCGGCCAGTTTCTCCAGGCCGTCGCCGCGCTGGCGCTTCAGATCGTTGAGCGCGGTGTTCAGCGGTTCCCAGAGATCTTCCTGGTAGAGAGCCTGTATCACGCCTGTCGTCGCGTCCTCGTACGACAGTTTGCGGCCGTCGCTGACCGGCACCGGGAAGTCGATCAGCGGGCGCACCAGATCCTGGAACGCCTTCGTCACGCCGGCGGCGTCACGCCCGAGGGCGCAGTCCTCACGCGCGGCGCACCAGTTCGAGAACTCCCCGAACGCCTTGCCGAAGCCCTGCCCCTGCCCGACCAGCGACTCCACCGCGTCCTGCTCCGGGTCGACGGCCCCGTCGAGCACCAGGGCGCGGACGTTCGCCGGGAACGCCTCGGCGTAGGCGGAGCCGATCCGCGTCCCGTAGGAGTAGCCGAGGTAGCTCAGCTTCGGCTCGCCGATGACCGAGCGCAGGATGTCCATGTCCTTGACGACGTCACGCGTGCCCAGGTTCGCGAGCATCGCGGCGCCGTGTTCGGTCCGCTGGGCGCACTTCGCCGCGAAGTCCTGGGACTCGGTCTCCTGCTTTTTCACTCCCTCGGGTGAGCCGTCGGTCTCGCTGTCGTCCGCGCGGTCCGCGTCGCGCTCGGCGTCGGTCAGGCAGCGGACCTGCGGCTGGCTCGCGCCGATCCCGCGCGGGTCGAAACCGACCATGTCGAAGCGTTTGCCCAGCTCGTTCGTCGCCGTGCGGGAGGCGAGACCGGCCGCGGCCTGCATCCCGGAAGCGCCGGGACCACCGGGATTGACCACGAGCGCGCCAATCCTTTCGTCGGTTTCCAGCGCCTTCCGGCGCAGCAGGCCGAGCGTGATCGAGTCGCCTTCGGGCTTCGCGTAGTCGAGCGGGACGGTCAGACGAGCGCACTGCGCGTCCTTCACCCGAAACGCCGCTTTCGCGTCATCGGATGTCGCGTAGGGTGCACAGTCGGCCCAGGTCAGGCTCTGTCCGTAGAACTTCTCGAGTCCGGCGGGCACCGGTCCGGTCGGAGCGTGCGATTCGGTGGCCGGAGGCGGCGGCTGGGTTCTACCCTCTCCCGACGAGCAGGCGGCGACGGTGACCGCGAGCAGGCCGGACAGCGTGATCGCGGCGAATCGACGGGCACGGGACCTGGCGCTGACATGAGTGGACACGGTTGGATCGTGCCATCGGCCGTGGAACTCGGCCGCACCACCACTGCGTTGGTGGTACGGGTGCGGACGGCAGAAGAACAGACGGGAGCACAGGGGTGGCAGCACTGATCAGCCGGGTGGGCAAGAAGCTGCGCCGGATCATCCAGCGGCCGGGCAGCGTCGAGCTGACCCGCTACGAAGCGCTGCTGCCGGCCATCGAGAAGCTCGAGCCCGAGTTGGAAAAGCTTTCCGACGAGGAGCTGACAGAGCGGGCCGGCAAGCTTCGGGACGCGGCTTCCTTCGGCAACGACCAGCTGATCGAGGTCTGCGCGCTCGGTCGAGAGGCCGCGCGGCGGGCGCTCGGCGAGCGCGCCTTCGACGTCCAGCTGCTGGGCACGATGGGCCTGCTCAGCGGGCACATCGTGCAAATGGAGACCGGTGAGGGCAAGACGCTGGCGGGTGCGCTGGCGGGCGCCGGGTACGCCCTGCGCGGGAAGCACGTCCACGTCGTCACGGTGAACGACTACCTCGCCCGCCGTGACGCGGAGTGGATGGGCCCGATCTACGACCTGCTCGGCGTCTCCGTCGGCTGGGTCGAGCCCGCGCACTCCCGCGAGGAGCGCCGTGAGGCGTACGCGAAGGAGGTCACGTACGGCGCCGTCAGCGAGATCGGCTTCGACGTGCTGCGCGACCGGCTGGTGACCCGCGAAGAGGACCTGGTCCAGCGCGAGCCCGAGGTCGCGATCGTCGACGAGGCGGACTCCGTGCTGGTCGACGAGGCCCGCGTGCCGCTGGTGATGGCGGGGTCGATCGACCACACCGACGCCGACGAAGAGGTCGCGAACATCGTCCGGCGGCTGCGGCTCGGGCTGCACTACGAGACCGACGCCGACGGCCGCAACGCCTGGTTGACCAAGGCGGGCGCTTCGGTGGTCGAGAAGGCTCTCGGCGACGACATCAATCTCTACGACGAGACGGGGTCGGACCGGCTGCCCGCGGTGAACGTGGCGCTGCACGCGCACGCGCTGCTCACCCGCGACGTCGACTACCTCGTGCGCGACGGGAAGGTGCAGCTCATCAACGCCGCGCGTGGCCGCGTCGCCGAACTGCAGCGCTGGCCGGACGGCCTCCAGGCCGCCGTCGAAGCGAAGGAGCAGGTCAAGGCGACCGACCGTGGCGAGATCCTCGACTCGATCACCGTGCAGGCGCTGCTCGCGCGGTACCCCGAGGTCGCGGGGATGACCGGTACCGCGGTCGCGGTCGCCGAGCAGCTGCGCGAGTTCTACAAGCTCGAGGTGGCGGTCATCCCGCCGAACACGCCGAACATCCGTGAGGACCAGGAGGACCGGATCTTCGGATCGCCGTCGCAGAAGCTGCGCGCGATCGAGGAGGAGATCCGGCGGGTGCACGAGACCGGGCGGCCGATCCTCGTCGGCACCCAGGACGTCGCCGAATCCGAAGAGCTGGCCGAGAAACTGGCGAAGGTCGACCTCGAATGCGTCGTGCTCAACGCGCGCAACGACGCCGAGGAAGCCGCGATCATCGCCGATGCCGGCAAGAAGGGCGCGGTGACCGTCTCGACCCAGATGGCCGGTCGAGGCACCGACATCCGGCTGGGCGGCAAGGACGGCGAAGGCCGCGACGAGGTCGTCGAACTGGGCGGACTGCACGTGATCGGCACCGCCCGCTACCCGTCGAGCAGGCTGGACGGCCAGCTGCGCGGCCGGTCCGGACGCCAGGGCGACCCGGGCAGCGCGGTGTTCTTCGCCAGCTTGAACGACGAACTCGTGCTGTCGAACGCGCCGGACATCCCCGAGGGCATCAGCTCCGACGTGGGCAGCGGCGAGATCGTCGACCCGGCGGCGCTGCGGCAGATCAACCACGCGCAGCGCGTCGCCGAGGGCGTCGACCTGGAGATCCACCGGAACACGTGGCGCTACACGCGGCTGATCGAGCGGCAGCGCGGCGAGCTGCTGGAGCACCGGGACAAGGTGCTGCGGACGAAGCACGCGGCGGAGGTGCTGGAGAAGGCCCACCCGGAGAAGTTCAAGGAGCTTTCGGAGGCTGTCGACGACGAGGCTCGCGTCGAGCAGCTTTGCCGCGAGGTGCTGCTGTTCCACATCGACCAGCTGTGGTCCGACCACCTGGCGTTCCTGACCGACGTGCGGGAGAGCATCCACCTGCGGGCGCTGGCGCGGGAGACGCCGATCGACGAGTTTCACCGCGCGGCGATCCCCGAGTTCCACAAGATCATCCCGGAGGCGGCCGAGCGGGCGGCGAAGACGCTCGAGGAAGCCGAGATCACCGAGAACGGGATCGACCTCGGCGACGCGGGCGTGCGGCGGGCGAACACGACGTGGACCTACCTGGTGCACGACAACCCGTTCGACTCCGACTTCGAGCAGACCATCAAGAAGGTGCGGAGCATGATCAAGCGCAAGTAGCGCGCGGGTCCTCAGCGGGGAGCGGGGGACCTTTGCTGTCACTCTCTTTCGGAGAGCGATAGCAAAGGTCCCCCGCTCTCTTTTCGTGCCGGCCGGACCCAGGTGGGCGATTCGGCACATCCGGTCGTCCCCGCGGACGCCGGTGGGTGAGAATGTCGGCATGCCGCAACTGCGCATCGCACTGGCCCAGGTCAACACCACCGTCGGGGACCTCGAAGGCAACGCCGAGCTCACCGTCGAGTGGACTCGCAAAGCCGCCGAAGCAGGCGCCCACGTCGTCGTCTTCCCGGAGATGTCCCTCACCGGCTACCCCGTCGAGGACCTCTCCCTCCGCCCGACCTTCGCGTCCGCCTCGAAGCAGATGGTCGAAGCGCTCGCCAAGCGGCTCGAAGACGCCGGATGCGGCGAGGTCCTCACCTACATCGGGTACCTCGATCTGGACGAAACCGGCCCGCGCGACGCGGCGGCCGCGCTGTACCGCGGCGAAGTGGTCGCCCGCCAGTTCAAGCACCACCTACCCAACTACGGCGTCTTCGACGAGCACCGCTGGTTCAAGCCGGGCCACGACCTCGAGGTCGTCCGCTTCCACGGTGTCGACGTCGGCATGGTGATCTGCGAGGACGTCTGGCAGGACGGCGGCCCGATCTCCGCGCTGGGCAAGGCCGGCGTGGACCTGGTGGTCGCGCCCAACGCTTCGCCTTACGAGCGGGCGAAGGACGACATCCGCCTGCCGCTGATCGCTCGCCGCGCGGCCGAGGCCGGAGCACCCCTGGTCTACACGAACCAGGTCGGCGGCCAGGACGACCTCGTCTTCGACGGCGACTCGATCGTGGTCGGCGCGGACGGACGCCTGCTGGCGCGCGCGCCCCAGTTCGTCGAGCACCTGCTCGTCGTCGACACGGACCTCGAGTCGGGCGGGCACACCGCCGAAGGCGAGTTCGAGGGCCTGCGGGTGAAGCGCCGAGTGCTCAGCGAGGAGCCGGTTCCGGCGTACACCCCGCGCACCGAGTCCGCGATCAGCGAGCCGCTGTCGGACGAAGCCGAGGTGTGGCACGCGCTGGTCGTCGGCCTGCGCGATTACGTGCACAAGAACGGCTTCTCGTCGGTGACCTTCGGCTTCTCGGGCGGCATCGACTCCGCGGTCGTTGCGGCGCTGGCCGCCGACGCTCTGGGCGGCGACAACGTCTACGGCGTTTCGATGCCTTCGGAGTACTCCTCCGAGCACTCGAAGGGCGACGCCGAGGACCTCGCCCGCCGGATCGGCGCACACTACCGCGTCGAGCCGATCGCGGACATGGTCAAGGTCTACGTGGAGCAGCTTCAGCTGACCGGCCTCGCCGAGGAGAACATCCAGGCCAGGGTCCGGGGCATGCTGCTGATGGCACTGTCCAACCAGGACGGTCACCTCGTGCTCGCCACCGGCAACAAGACCGAACTCGCCGTCGGGTACTCGACGATCTACGGCGACGCCGTCGGAGCCTTCGCGCCGATCAAGGACCTGTTCAAGACGCACGTCTGGCACCTGGCCAAGTGGCGCAACGCGGAAGCCGAGAAGAACGGCGAAACCCCGCCGATCCCGGAGAACTCGATCACCAAACCACCGTCGGCCGAGCTGCGGCCGGGGCAGCTGGACAGCGACTCGCTGCCCGACTACCTGATGCTCGACGACATCCTCGACGACTACATCGAGGGCGACCGCGGTTATGTCGACCTGGTCGACGCGGGTTTCGAACCGGAGACCATCG is from Amycolatopsis lurida and encodes:
- a CDS encoding LppX_LprAFG lipoprotein, yielding MRCRHLVPALLLTIGLIGGCAGSPPLPPAEEYVSAAADSLVSLRSVRFTLGVNGVVTGLPVRGLDGEVSLEGGAVGNADLQDDFERMKVKYRLSGSEITLSGPRGERVIPASAPYTPEAMLGPEGGLRRLLTGATDLRGERWERVQDTESFRIAAKVPAAVIGGIVPEIKSDVFVKLWISRDEPRRLVRVWLQVPPTRPEEFAVMLELALTRHNSVVIGAGR
- a CDS encoding MFS transporter, with product MQPQNRLHRAWFVAAAAFIALLAAAGFRAAPGVLIDPLHNEFGWSRATIASAVSVNLVLYGLFSPFAAALMERFGMRRVASTALFVVAIGAGGTVFMDASWQLILCWGVLVGVGTGSMAMSFAATVAARWFVRSRGVVTGVLTAAGATGQLIFLPIVANLAVDEGWRTASLVIAIAALAVVPVVLLVVRDHPSDVGMTAYGAEPGEVAPVARTGGSVRRALSVLGSAARTRTFWLLAVGFAICGATTNGLVSTHFVPAAHDHGMPQTTAAGLLALVGIFDVVGTIASGWLTDRVDPRILLGVYYALRGVSLALLPQLLSGTVEPSMWAFIIFYGLDWVATVPPTVALCVRQYGAAGPIVFGWVFASHQLGAGLAAFGAGAIRDSSGSYALAWYIAASLAVVASVASLAITKAARPEPALVG
- the glnA gene encoding type I glutamate--ammonia ligase, which gives rise to MDRQQEFVLRTLEERDIRFVRLWFTDVLGFLKSVAVAPAELEGAFSEGIGFDGSAIEGFARVYESDMVAKPDPATFQVLPWETPDGGPYSARMFCDIAMPDGSPSWADPRHVLRRQLSKAGEAGFTCYVHPEIEFFLLASLPDDGSEPEPADNGGYFDQASHATATHFRRHAIETLEAMGISVEFSHHEGAPGQQEIDLRYADALTMADNVMTFRYVVKEVALTQGVRATFMPKPFTDQPGSGMHTHVSLFEGDRNAFYDAEDPYELSATGKAFVAGLLHHAKEISAVTNQWVNSYKRLISGSEAPTTVSWGRANRSALVRVPMYSPGKASSRRVEIRTLDSACNPYLAYSVILAAGLKGIEKGYELPPPAEDNIWQLSDAERRAAGYAQLPQNLGEALSEMEKSELLPEALGEHVYDFFLRNKRVEWDNYRSAVTPYELRTLLPVL
- a CDS encoding alpha/beta hydrolase, with the protein product MSLRRVPAVLVVAVLVASCTTQQQPQPAPTASPTTTASPTPDPKALEKFTQQELEWGACESSADKAFDCAKLTVPLDYLKPDGETISIGVLRHKTKSTGGRIGSLVLNPGGPGGSGVSAAARIAKSRPAAALAERFDIVGFDPRGVGTSEPKLVCLTDAERDADRAEDSESDSTPAGIAKQLADAKAYAAKCAERTKHGKELLANIGTRDVVRDLDVLRSALGDEKLTYLGFSYGTQIGTAYAEAYPDKVRALLLDGAVDPQLDTAESLVTQMAGFQNTFAEFGKWCAAREDCALGRDAGAVTKAFQDLVRPLITEPVPAGTRKLSFEDAITGTSAALYSQDAWKFLNDGLAELKRGSGKTLVALADNYYGRETDGRYTGILDVYFAVRCVDSTRIADRRVIEGAHQRMLQGAPFLAGGTPDMSELDICSIWPVPATSEVHKPDIDGLPKPLVISTTDDPATPHASGVNLARDLKGALLTFEGAQHTVFLEGNECVDRAGIAYLTDGELPAPDTRCS
- a CDS encoding amidase, producing the protein MVRRPVFRVLTTLVAAAIAASAAPAASAAGKPLDLDSADIPALQARMSAGRLTAVGLTSAYLDRIHKVDRKLNAVIAVDPAAIAQAAESDARRRAGKTRGPLDGIPVLVKDNVDTRSMQTTAGSRALRSKPAKDATLIRRLRDAGAVVLGKANLSEWANFRAAKPTSGWSGVGGQTNNPYVLDRNPCGSSAGSAAGVAASLAQVAIGSETDGSIVCPAGMTATVGHKPSLGLVSRTGVVPISAEQDTAGPMARHVVDVALTLSALQGRDPSDPATGAYPPNQPTDYAAYLRPGVLKGSRIGLWRLPVLGPDVDAVMTKTRNSLVKAGAEVVEVTPPYQARLGELEFPALLTEFHRDIDRYLATRPEGPRDLAALIAYNRSDPLEQTCFAGQELFEQALAAPGPSDPGYQALRRELTDLAKRSIDETLAKYRLDAIAAPTNPPAWKTDCKTGDNDVIPSSTPAAVSGYPAVTVPAAFVGELPVGVSFMAGQWTDARVLAYAADFERVAPARKPPRYLKTVG